The Mucilaginibacter sp. PAMB04168 genome contains the following window.
ATGGCATCTAATCCATTAAGTACTGCAGCATATGCACCTATATATTTTTTGATACGATAGGCGTACAAGTCATAAGCCAGTTTGGCATTCTCATCACCCTGTTCAATAGCGGCGGTAATATCGCGCATATCGCTGTGGCCGGTTAAACCCAGCATGCCGCTGCGTTTGTTAAGCAGGTTGCTTACCTGTTCAATATCATAACCCAGCTGATTAACCAGGTAGAATATGACCGTTGGGTCGATATCGCCCGAACGGGTACCCATTATTAAACCACTCAGCGGGCCAAATCCCATCGTAGTATCCACCGACTGCCCATTATGCACAGCCGCCATGCTGCAGCCATTTCCTAAATGTATGCTAATGAATTTGTGTTGGCTTTTGCCTAAGTGAGCTGCCGCTTGCTCGGTTACATACTTGTGACTGGTGCCATGAAAGCCATAGCTGCGAATATTAAAATCGGAATAATAATTATTAGGAATAGCAAAGCGGTAAGCCTTTGGTGGGAGCGTTTGATGAAAAGCTGTATCAAACACACCTATCTGGGTAGCCTCCGAAAATATCTTTTCGGCAACCTCAATACCCAGGTAGCTCGCCGGGTTATGTAGTGGAGCTAATTGGAAAGTTTGCTTGAGCTCTTCTTTTACGTTAGCGTTAATAATAGTGGTGGTGGTAAACCTTTCGCCGCCGTGCACAATGCGGTGGCCCACTACTTCAATATCGGCCGGGTTTTGTATAACGGCAAGTTCGCCCTCCGTAAGCAGTTTGTTCACCTCCTTTAACCCGGCTTCATGGTCGTCCAGTTCCTCAGGAGTTAACTTAATTACTTTCTCTTCACCATTTAAAAATACTTTGTGTGTGATGGTTGGATTGCTTAAGCCAATGCGTTCAACCAGGCCACTGCAAACCGGATCTTGGGCCGGCATTTTAAATAACTGGTATTTGATGGAGCTGCTGCCCGAGTTAACAACAAATATGTTCATAATAAAAATTCTTAAAAAATCGTCATAGCTTCGTTCCTTGCAATAACAGATGTAATTATTAGCCCTCCTGCGCTTGTATAGCAGTAATGATAACCGTATTAAAAATATCATCCACCGTACAACCTCTACTTAAATCATTTACAGGCTTGTTAAGCCCTTGCAGCATTGGGCCAATGGCCAGGGCTCCGGTTTCGCGCTGTACCGCTTTGTAGGTGTTGTTGCCAGTATTTAAATCCGGGAAGATCAATACGCTCGCCTGCCCGGCTACTTCAGATCCGGGGAGCTTGCTTTTGCCCACAATAGGATCAACGGCGGCATCGTATTGTATCGGGCCTTCTACTTTTAAGTCGGGGCGCTTAGTTTTTACAATTTCAGTAGCGCGGCGTACCTTTTCTACATCCTCGCCCTCGCCTGATGTGCCTGATGAATAGGATAGCATAGCAATACGTGGTTCAATACCAAACCGCTGACTGCTTTCGGCCGATGATATGGCAATTTCGGCCAGTTGTTCGGCAGTAGGGTTGGGATTTACAGCACAGTCTCCAAACACAGAAACCCGGTCTGGCAAACACATAAAAAATACGGAAGACACAACAGAGATGCCGGGCTTGGTTTTAACAAACTGCAAAGCCGGCCTGATAGTATGTTGCGTAGTATGTACCGCGCCCGATACCATGCCGTCAGCATGGCCTTTAAAAACCATCATAGTACCGAAGTAAGACACATCCGTCATCATATCGGTAGCCATCTCCAGGTTTACATTTTTATTCTTGCGAAGTTCGTAAAGTGTATTTACGTAGTCCTGATAATTATTAGAGGCAGCCGGGTTAACAATGTTAATTTTACTCACATCCAGGTTTAAGCCCAAGCGTTTTATATTGGCCGTAATATCATCGGGGTTACCCAGTATGGTTAGGTCCACAATTTCCTGGCTAATTAGCCGGGCTGCAGCCTTCAGAACGCGCTCGTCATTACCCTCGGGCAATACAATATGTTTCTTTTGTCGTTTAGCCCAATTGGTAAGCTGGTACTGGAACATGCGTGGCGTAATGCCGCCACTGTGCTTAAAGGTTACTATACGTTCATCCAGTTTGGCTACGTCTACGTATTTATTAAATACATCAATGGCCAGCTGTATCTTCTTCGTATTATCAGCCGAAATCTTTGATCGGATGTTACCGATCTGCGTAGTGGTTTGAAAGGTGCCTGCTTTAACAGCTATAATGGGCACTACCGTTTGCAGACCCTCAATCAGTCTGATAATCGGCTCCTCGGGCTCTGTACCTGCTGTTAATACAATACCCGCTATAGATGGATAGCTGGTTGACAGGTTGGCCTGAAGCGCTGCTATAATGATATCGCCACGGTCTCCGGGCGTAATAATGAGTACATTTTCTTTGATGAAATTCAGGAAGTTTGGCACCTGCATAGCGCCGGTAACAAAGTTATCTACCTGGTTGGTTAGGCGCTCCTTACCAAAAAGCAATTTGCTATTGGGTAGCTCGTCATAAATCTCTTTCATGGTAGGCGCCTGCAAACCACGGGTAGACGGGATGATGGTTAAGATAACCGAAGCTGGTAGTTGAGCTGTGAGCAGCTCTCTTACATCATCAACCTGCTCGGCGCTTACCTTGTTGGCAACCAGGGCCAGCACCTGTATCTCCCGGCCTTCAAAGTTTCTGATAACGGTAATGGCGGCATTTACAATTTGTGCCGTAGTTTTACTATCGCCCGATATAACCGCAATAACCGGTGCACCCAAATTTTTTGCTATTGATGCATTTACCTCAAATTCAAAGGCAGTACCCTCGCCCTGGTAATCACTGCCTTCAACTACGGTAAAGTCATACTTATCCTCCATCTTTTTGTATTTCCTAATGATGGTATCGATCATTTCGCCCTGGCTTTCATTCTCGCTTTGGTGCATGGCATCCTGCCAGCTAAAAGCATAGGCATCTTCGTAAGTAATAGGCAGGTCAAAGTAGCTTAATACAGTTTGGATATGATCGCTTTTGTGCTCGGCAGGATTGCGGCTTACAATAGGCTTGAAATAGCCAATCTTTTGGGCCTTGCCCAACAACATATTAATGATTCCGAGTGATACGATTGATTTTCCGCTGTAAGGTTCGGTACTGGTAATAAAAACGGTTTTAATCATGCGGCAGAGTAGTTACGGTGAAGTTAAGGCACGTCTAAGCTTATTGACAAATATAGCATCTAATAGTTCTGATGCAATTCAAATTACAAGGACAAAATCTTAACAATTTGTCAGCAATTGAAATTGAATTTCTGTGTAGGTAAGTGTATCAAAC
Protein-coding sequences here:
- a CDS encoding acetate kinase; translated protein: MNIFVVNSGSSSIKYQLFKMPAQDPVCSGLVERIGLSNPTITHKVFLNGEEKVIKLTPEELDDHEAGLKEVNKLLTEGELAVIQNPADIEVVGHRIVHGGERFTTTTIINANVKEELKQTFQLAPLHNPASYLGIEVAEKIFSEATQIGVFDTAFHQTLPPKAYRFAIPNNYYSDFNIRSYGFHGTSHKYVTEQAAAHLGKSQHKFISIHLGNGCSMAAVHNGQSVDTTMGFGPLSGLIMGTRSGDIDPTVIFYLVNQLGYDIEQVSNLLNKRSGMLGLTGHSDMRDITAAIEQGDENAKLAYDLYAYRIKKYIGAYAAVLNGLDAIIFTAGVGENDALIRQMICTDLEFLGVQLNTEANGTRAKGIREIQATESTVKILIVPTNEELEIAQQCFNLLK
- the pta gene encoding phosphate acetyltransferase, yielding MIKTVFITSTEPYSGKSIVSLGIINMLLGKAQKIGYFKPIVSRNPAEHKSDHIQTVLSYFDLPITYEDAYAFSWQDAMHQSENESQGEMIDTIIRKYKKMEDKYDFTVVEGSDYQGEGTAFEFEVNASIAKNLGAPVIAVISGDSKTTAQIVNAAITVIRNFEGREIQVLALVANKVSAEQVDDVRELLTAQLPASVILTIIPSTRGLQAPTMKEIYDELPNSKLLFGKERLTNQVDNFVTGAMQVPNFLNFIKENVLIITPGDRGDIIIAALQANLSTSYPSIAGIVLTAGTEPEEPIIRLIEGLQTVVPIIAVKAGTFQTTTQIGNIRSKISADNTKKIQLAIDVFNKYVDVAKLDERIVTFKHSGGITPRMFQYQLTNWAKRQKKHIVLPEGNDERVLKAAARLISQEIVDLTILGNPDDITANIKRLGLNLDVSKINIVNPAASNNYQDYVNTLYELRKNKNVNLEMATDMMTDVSYFGTMMVFKGHADGMVSGAVHTTQHTIRPALQFVKTKPGISVVSSVFFMCLPDRVSVFGDCAVNPNPTAEQLAEIAISSAESSQRFGIEPRIAMLSYSSGTSGEGEDVEKVRRATEIVKTKRPDLKVEGPIQYDAAVDPIVGKSKLPGSEVAGQASVLIFPDLNTGNNTYKAVQRETGALAIGPMLQGLNKPVNDLSRGCTVDDIFNTVIITAIQAQEG